A genomic stretch from Oleomonas cavernae includes:
- the zwf gene encoding glucose-6-phosphate dehydrogenase produces MTSRTIPVDPFVLTVFGATGDLARRKLLPALFHRDLAGQLPQRASIIGASRRVMSRGQFLDFARQALVDHVPATELSGPELQRFLDRLNYVVLDAEGDEGWRDLAELVAPQSDLIHVHYLATAPSLFQPICERLSRHGMAAGNARLVVEKPIGKNLESARLVNAAIGAVFPEDRVYRIDHYLGKETVQNLMALRFANALFEPLWNSGHIDHVQITVAESLGVEERAGYYDTAGAMRDMVQNHLLQLLCLVAMEPPASLDADAVRDEKLKVLRALKPIDELNAGQLTVRGQYRAGASRGGAVPGYLEELGSTDSATETFVAVKAEVANWRWASVPFYLRTGKRLASRVSEIVIGFRPVPHSMFMPAAGPVSPNRLVVRLQPDEGVKLWLMIKDPGPGGIRLSLVPLDMSFAEAFNVRNPDAYERLLLDVVRGNQTLFMRRDEVEAAWRWVDPILEAWRATSERPKPYTAGTWGPSAAIALIERDGRTWLDDGA; encoded by the coding sequence ATGACCAGCCGCACCATTCCCGTCGATCCTTTCGTGCTGACGGTCTTCGGCGCCACCGGCGACCTGGCGCGCCGCAAGCTGCTGCCGGCGCTGTTTCACCGCGATCTCGCCGGCCAACTGCCGCAGCGCGCGAGCATCATCGGCGCGTCGCGCCGCGTCATGAGCCGCGGGCAATTCCTGGATTTCGCCCGCCAGGCCCTGGTCGACCACGTTCCGGCGACGGAACTGAGCGGCCCCGAATTGCAGCGCTTCCTCGACCGGCTGAACTATGTCGTCCTCGATGCCGAGGGCGACGAGGGCTGGCGCGACCTGGCCGAACTGGTCGCGCCGCAAAGCGACCTTATCCACGTCCACTACCTGGCCACCGCGCCCAGCCTGTTTCAGCCGATTTGCGAACGCCTGAGCCGCCACGGCATGGCCGCCGGCAATGCCCGCCTGGTGGTCGAGAAGCCGATCGGCAAGAACCTCGAGTCAGCGCGCCTGGTCAACGCGGCCATCGGCGCCGTTTTCCCCGAGGACCGCGTCTATCGCATCGACCATTACCTGGGCAAGGAGACGGTGCAGAACCTGATGGCGCTGCGCTTCGCCAATGCGCTGTTCGAGCCCTTGTGGAATTCCGGCCACATCGACCATGTCCAGATCACCGTGGCCGAAAGCCTGGGCGTCGAGGAACGGGCCGGTTACTATGATACCGCAGGCGCCATGCGCGACATGGTGCAGAACCACCTGCTGCAACTGCTCTGCCTGGTCGCCATGGAACCGCCGGCCTCGCTCGACGCCGATGCCGTGCGCGACGAGAAGCTCAAGGTGCTGCGCGCGCTCAAGCCCATCGACGAGCTGAACGCGGGCCAGTTGACCGTGCGCGGGCAGTACCGCGCCGGTGCCTCGCGCGGCGGTGCCGTCCCCGGCTATCTGGAAGAGCTGGGCTCGACCGACAGCGCGACCGAGACCTTCGTCGCGGTGAAGGCCGAGGTGGCGAACTGGCGCTGGGCGAGCGTGCCGTTCTATCTGCGCACGGGCAAGCGCCTGGCCAGCCGCGTCTCGGAAATCGTGATCGGCTTCCGCCCCGTGCCGCATTCGATGTTCATGCCGGCGGCGGGCCCGGTTTCGCCCAATCGCCTGGTGGTCCGGCTGCAACCAGACGAGGGCGTGAAACTGTGGCTGATGATCAAGGATCCAGGCCCGGGCGGCATCCGCCTGTCGCTGGTACCGCTCGACATGAGCTTTGCCGAGGCCTTCAATGTCCGCAATCCCGACGCCTACGAGCGCCTGTTGCTGGACGTGGTGCGCGGCAACCAGACCCTGTTCATGCGCCGTGACGAAGTGGAAGCGGCCTGGCGCTGGGTCGATCCGATCCTGGAGGCCTGGCGCGCGACCAGCGAAAGGCCCAAGCCCTACACCGCGGGAACCTGGGGACCTTCGGCCGCCATCGCCCTGATCGAGCGCGACGGGCGGACCTGGCTTGACGACGGTGCATGA
- the pgl gene encoding 6-phosphogluconolactonase, producing MQPGRMVQPPLRVFGDGAMLAAALAQFVAAALAARIARDGAAMLAVSGGRTPVRFFEALAQAPLNWSAVTVTLVDDRWVTQSDARSNARLVRTHLLQGPAGIARFVPLVSADAAPEQALAAIERNLGALDWPLAAAVLGMGDEGHTASFFPAGDYLAQALDPAGKARVVAMRAPGAAEPRVTLALPVLAAAEHLALHIEGTAKRSVLDEALAPGPDIDMPVRAVLRMARPPTVFWCP from the coding sequence ATGCAACCGGGTCGCATGGTCCAGCCGCCGCTGCGCGTGTTCGGGGACGGCGCGATGCTGGCCGCCGCGCTGGCGCAATTCGTCGCGGCGGCGCTGGCGGCGCGGATCGCCCGCGACGGCGCTGCAATGCTTGCCGTCTCGGGCGGGCGCACGCCGGTGCGCTTCTTCGAGGCACTTGCCCAGGCACCGTTGAACTGGTCGGCGGTGACCGTCACCCTGGTCGACGACCGCTGGGTGACGCAGAGCGATGCGCGGTCGAACGCGCGGCTGGTCCGCACCCATCTGCTTCAGGGGCCGGCCGGGATTGCCCGCTTTGTCCCGCTGGTCAGCGCCGATGCGGCACCGGAACAGGCCCTGGCCGCCATCGAGCGGAACCTGGGCGCCCTCGACTGGCCGCTGGCCGCCGCCGTGCTGGGCATGGGCGACGAAGGCCACACCGCATCGTTCTTTCCCGCCGGCGATTATCTGGCCCAGGCGCTCGATCCGGCCGGGAAGGCGCGTGTCGTCGCCATGCGGGCGCCGGGTGCCGCCGAGCCGCGCGTGACCCTGGCCCTGCCGGTGCTGGCGGCCGCGGAGCACCTGGCGCTGCACATCGAAGGCACGGCCAAGCGGTCCGTGCTGGACGAGGCCCTGGCGCCGGGGCCCGACATCGACATGCCGGTCAGGGCAGTGCTGCGCATGGCCCGGCCACCCACCGTTTTCTGGTGCCCCTGA
- the edd gene encoding phosphogluconate dehydratase, with product MTTRTNPYGVQARVAEVTDRIARRSHDTRSRYLDGLAAAAAAGPRRQQLGCANQAHGFAACQPGDKAMLRGGEGANLAIVTAYNDMLSAHQPYERYPELIRDAARAAGGVAQVAGGVPAMCDGITQGQTGMELSLFSRDVIALATAVALSHQTFDAAVFLGICDKIVPGLVIGALSFGHLPAVFIPAGPMTSGLPNGEKARIRELYAQGKVSRAELLEAEARSYHGPGTCTFYGTANTNQMTMEIMGLHLPGASFINPNTPLRDALTAATARRALAITALGNEYTPVGRMLDERAFSNALVGLLATGGSTNHTLHLVAMAAAGGIKLTWDDFSDLAEVTPLLARVYPNGQADVNHFHAAGGMPFVIRELLGEGLLHEDVATVWGSGLGAYVQEPVLDDQGKLGWRDGAQVSGDTAVLRGTGAPFAPTGGLRLLEGDLGRAIIKTSAVAAERHVIEAPARIFNDQEALHDAFKAGELQGDFVAVVRFQGPKANGMPELHRLMPPLGVLQDLGARVALVTDGRLSGASGKVPAAIHVTPEAAEGGAIARIREGDVIRVDAVAGTLTVLVPAAEWAARVPEMIDLGPSHRGVGRELFAPFRAAVSTADTGGTIFAGGFA from the coding sequence ATGACCACTCGGACAAACCCCTACGGCGTCCAGGCTCGCGTCGCCGAAGTAACCGATCGCATTGCCCGCCGGTCCCACGACACTCGGTCGCGCTACCTGGACGGCCTGGCCGCCGCCGCGGCGGCGGGGCCGCGGCGCCAGCAACTGGGCTGCGCCAACCAGGCCCATGGCTTCGCCGCCTGCCAGCCGGGCGACAAGGCCATGCTGCGTGGCGGTGAGGGCGCCAATCTGGCCATCGTCACCGCCTATAACGACATGCTCTCGGCCCACCAGCCCTACGAGCGATATCCCGAGCTGATCCGCGACGCGGCCCGCGCCGCCGGTGGTGTCGCCCAGGTGGCGGGCGGCGTCCCGGCCATGTGCGACGGCATCACCCAGGGCCAGACCGGCATGGAACTGTCGCTGTTCTCGCGCGATGTGATCGCCCTGGCAACCGCCGTGGCCCTCTCGCACCAGACCTTCGATGCCGCGGTGTTCCTGGGCATCTGCGACAAGATCGTGCCCGGCCTGGTGATCGGCGCACTGTCGTTCGGGCACCTGCCGGCGGTGTTCATCCCGGCCGGGCCGATGACCTCGGGCCTGCCCAATGGCGAGAAGGCCAGGATCCGCGAGCTCTATGCCCAGGGCAAGGTCAGCCGGGCCGAGTTGCTGGAGGCCGAGGCGCGGTCCTATCACGGCCCCGGCACCTGCACCTTCTACGGCACCGCCAACACCAACCAGATGACCATGGAGATCATGGGCCTGCACCTGCCGGGCGCGTCCTTCATCAATCCCAACACGCCGCTACGCGATGCGCTGACCGCCGCCACGGCCAGGCGGGCCCTGGCCATCACCGCGCTGGGCAACGAATACACGCCAGTCGGGCGCATGCTGGACGAGCGGGCCTTTTCCAATGCCCTGGTCGGGCTGCTCGCCACCGGCGGCTCGACCAACCACACCCTGCACCTGGTCGCCATGGCGGCCGCCGGTGGCATCAAGCTGACCTGGGACGATTTCTCCGACCTGGCCGAGGTTACGCCGCTGCTGGCCCGCGTCTACCCCAACGGCCAGGCGGACGTGAACCACTTCCATGCCGCCGGCGGCATGCCCTTCGTCATTCGCGAACTGCTGGGCGAAGGCCTCCTGCACGAGGACGTGGCGACGGTCTGGGGCAGCGGGCTCGGCGCCTATGTGCAGGAGCCGGTACTGGACGACCAGGGCAAGCTGGGTTGGCGCGACGGCGCACAGGTCAGCGGCGATACCGCGGTGCTGCGGGGAACCGGCGCGCCCTTCGCGCCGACCGGCGGCCTGCGCCTGCTCGAGGGTGATCTCGGCCGTGCCATCATCAAGACCTCGGCGGTCGCGGCCGAGCGTCATGTCATCGAGGCCCCCGCCCGCATCTTCAACGACCAGGAGGCCCTGCATGACGCGTTCAAGGCCGGCGAGCTGCAGGGCGATTTCGTCGCCGTGGTCCGCTTCCAGGGGCCGAAGGCAAACGGCATGCCCGAACTGCACCGGCTGATGCCGCCCCTGGGCGTGCTCCAGGACCTGGGCGCCAGGGTGGCCCTGGTCACCGACGGCCGGCTTTCGGGCGCGTCGGGCAAGGTCCCCGCGGCCATCCATGTAACCCCTGAAGCCGCCGAAGGCGGGGCGATCGCCCGCATCAGGGAAGGCGACGTCATCCGTGTCGACGCGGTGGCCGGCACGTTGACGGTGCTGGTGCCGGCGGCGGAATGGGCGGCCCGCGTCCCTGAAATGATCGACCTCGGCCCCTCCCACCGGGGCGTGGGACGCGAGCTGTTCGCGCCCTTCCGCGCGGCCGTCAGCACGGCCGATACCGGCGGCACCATTTTCGCCGGAGGCTTCGCATGA
- the eda gene encoding bifunctional 4-hydroxy-2-oxoglutarate aldolase/2-dehydro-3-deoxy-phosphogluconate aldolase, protein MIEFLQASLDTILNRAPVVPVVVIDDAAQAVPLARALVAGGLTAIEITLRTPAALEAIRAIAAEVPAADVGAGTVLDPAQLAQVRAAGAKFAVSPGATARLLDAAAGEALPLLPGIGTASEAMALIERGYRFAKFFPAEPAGGVPYLSALASPLPQLRFCPTGGITPASAPNYLALPNVVCVGGSWMVTRARIAAADWPAISAAAAQANALGR, encoded by the coding sequence ATGATCGAATTCCTGCAAGCCAGCCTCGACACCATCCTGAACCGGGCGCCGGTCGTGCCGGTGGTGGTGATCGACGATGCAGCCCAGGCCGTGCCCCTGGCCCGCGCCCTGGTCGCCGGCGGTCTCACCGCGATCGAGATCACCCTGCGCACGCCGGCGGCGCTCGAGGCGATCCGGGCCATCGCCGCGGAGGTGCCGGCGGCCGATGTCGGCGCCGGCACGGTGCTCGATCCCGCCCAACTCGCCCAGGTGCGCGCCGCGGGGGCCAAATTCGCCGTATCCCCCGGGGCAACGGCGCGCCTCCTCGACGCCGCCGCCGGCGAGGCACTGCCGTTGTTGCCCGGCATCGGCACGGCCTCGGAGGCGATGGCCCTGATCGAGCGGGGCTATCGCTTCGCCAAGTTCTTCCCGGCCGAGCCGGCGGGCGGCGTGCCCTATCTGTCGGCCCTGGCCTCGCCCCTGCCGCAACTGCGCTTCTGCCCCACGGGCGGGATCACGCCGGCATCGGCGCCGAACTACCTGGCGCTGCCCAATGTTGTCTGTGTCGGTGGTTCCTGGATGGTTACCCGCGCCCGGATCGCCGCCGCCGACTGGCCGGCGATCAGCGCCGCCGCGGCGCAAGCCAACGCCCTGGGCCGATAG
- a CDS encoding response regulator transcription factor has translation MPNRNPRPQEPARLLVAVGDEVLRRALVEPLAQAGYIVEAVAGPQAAPAHFAGADLVLVDRAEGAADAVLTAAGCTLPIVALTAADDSRPPAGAGGQVSLLRKPLRIEAVLAGVQAGLAAGAGALAIGPCRLFASSRMLVGAAGEPVRLTDKETQILARLAAAIGRVVPREILLAEVWGYGAAVATHTIETHVYRLRRKLAKATADGAGLILAEGGGYRLAIG, from the coding sequence ATGCCGAATCGCAACCCCAGACCGCAGGAGCCGGCCAGGCTGCTCGTCGCCGTCGGCGACGAGGTGTTGCGTCGTGCCCTGGTGGAACCCCTGGCGCAGGCCGGCTATATCGTCGAGGCGGTGGCTGGGCCGCAGGCCGCCCCGGCGCATTTCGCCGGTGCCGACCTGGTGCTGGTCGACCGGGCGGAAGGGGCGGCCGACGCCGTCCTGACCGCGGCGGGCTGCACCCTGCCCATCGTCGCCCTGACCGCGGCCGACGACTCGCGGCCACCCGCCGGTGCCGGCGGGCAGGTCAGCCTGCTGCGCAAGCCCCTGCGGATCGAGGCCGTGCTGGCCGGCGTGCAGGCGGGCCTCGCCGCCGGGGCGGGCGCCCTGGCCATCGGCCCGTGCCGGTTGTTCGCCTCCTCGCGCATGCTGGTGGGGGCTGCGGGCGAGCCGGTGCGCCTGACCGACAAGGAAACCCAGATCCTGGCCCGCCTGGCGGCCGCGATCGGGCGGGTGGTGCCGCGCGAGATCCTGCTGGCCGAAGTCTGGGGCTATGGCGCGGCGGTCGCCACCCACACCATCGAAACCCATGTCTACCGGCTGCGGCGCAAGCTGGCGAAGGCGACCGCCGACGGTGCCGGGCTGATCCTGGCCGAAGGCGGCGGCTATCGCCTGGCGATCGGCTGA
- the ribA gene encoding GTP cyclohydrolase II: protein MSDPGGNVLHLTAAEYATAERLAGFVAAAGASAAPRLLLTNRRAATLKLRPLVGDPVALPLDAHLDAATIASLADPTADLDNPLRGPFAVLRRAPMAAEFAAVKLLKLARLLPAALVATAADTQGLLCVDADAITAYDDQAARALRIVSDARVPLADAEVARIIAFRPPDGGIEHLAIVIGEPTRREPVLARLHSECFTGDLLGSLRCDCGEQLRGAIRTIAAAGGGVLLYLAQEGRGIGLVNKLKAYRLQDQGFDTVEANERLGFDPDERVFRPAAEMLRLLGFDAVRLLTNNPEKVSGLVASGINVVERVPHAFPANNHNEFYLATKKAKSGHLL from the coding sequence GTGAGCGACCCGGGCGGCAATGTCCTGCACCTGACGGCCGCCGAATATGCCACGGCCGAGCGTCTGGCCGGCTTTGTCGCCGCCGCCGGCGCGTCGGCTGCGCCGCGCCTGCTGCTGACCAACCGCCGCGCCGCGACCTTGAAACTGCGCCCGCTGGTCGGCGACCCGGTGGCGCTGCCGCTCGACGCCCATCTCGATGCCGCGACCATCGCCTCGCTGGCCGATCCCACCGCCGACCTGGACAATCCGCTGCGCGGGCCTTTTGCCGTGCTGCGCCGGGCGCCCATGGCGGCCGAATTCGCGGCGGTGAAGCTACTGAAGCTGGCCCGCCTGCTGCCGGCGGCGCTGGTCGCCACCGCGGCCGACACCCAGGGCCTGCTGTGCGTCGATGCCGATGCCATCACCGCCTATGACGACCAGGCGGCACGAGCCTTGCGCATCGTCTCGGACGCCAGGGTGCCGCTGGCCGATGCGGAAGTAGCCCGGATCATCGCCTTCCGCCCGCCCGACGGCGGCATCGAGCATCTGGCGATCGTGATCGGCGAGCCGACGCGGCGCGAGCCGGTGCTGGCCCGGCTGCACTCCGAATGCTTCACCGGCGACCTGCTGGGTTCGCTGCGCTGCGACTGCGGCGAGCAGTTGCGTGGCGCCATCCGCACCATCGCCGCCGCCGGCGGCGGCGTGCTGCTGTACCTGGCCCAGGAAGGCCGCGGCATCGGCCTGGTCAACAAGCTGAAGGCCTACCGCCTGCAGGACCAGGGGTTCGACACGGTCGAGGCCAACGAGCGCCTGGGCTTCGATCCCGACGAGCGGGTGTTCCGCCCGGCGGCCGAGATGCTGCGCCTGCTGGGCTTCGACGCGGTGCGCCTGCTGACCAACAACCCGGAAAAGGTCTCAGGGCTGGTCGCCTCGGGCATCAATGTGGTGGAACGGGTGCCCCACGCCTTCCCCGCCAACAACCACAACGAATTCTACCTCGCCACCAAGAAGGCCAAGAGCGGCCATCTGCTGTGA